The following proteins are encoded in a genomic region of [Eubacterium] hominis:
- a CDS encoding glutamine amidotransferase produces MELNVCWMYHDIMDLYGDKGNMMVLKKRCLDRGIQIKIDTLSIKDECDLSTYDLLFLGGGADKEQKMLIDDLLSRKENIAKAMNENTFILLICGGYQLFGQYYISADNEKIEGLKFFDYYTETGSNGTRCIGNIAIECDLDGNKITAVGFENHGGQTRNVKTPLGHVLHGYGNSFEGKQEGFYNGQVLATYMHGPLLPKNPEITDFVIYKALKKRNPDITLQDLAPLDDTLEHQAKEYMLKRLSSK; encoded by the coding sequence ATGGAGTTGAATGTATGTTGGATGTATCATGATATCATGGATTTATACGGTGATAAAGGCAATATGATGGTTTTAAAGAAACGTTGCCTTGATCGTGGCATCCAAATAAAAATAGATACCTTGTCTATCAAAGATGAGTGTGATTTATCAACATATGATTTATTATTTCTTGGCGGTGGAGCCGATAAAGAACAAAAAATGTTAATTGACGATTTATTATCAAGAAAAGAAAATATTGCGAAAGCAATGAATGAAAATACTTTTATACTATTGATATGTGGTGGCTATCAATTATTTGGACAATATTATATAAGCGCAGACAATGAGAAAATCGAAGGATTGAAATTCTTTGATTATTATACAGAAACAGGCTCCAATGGAACACGTTGTATTGGCAATATTGCGATAGAATGTGATCTTGACGGCAACAAAATTACTGCTGTTGGTTTTGAAAATCATGGTGGACAAACACGCAATGTCAAAACTCCATTGGGACATGTTCTACATGGATATGGAAACAGCTTTGAAGGAAAACAGGAAGGATTCTATAATGGTCAGGTACTTGCGACATATATGCATGGACCATTACTTCCAAAAAATCCAGAAATTACAGATTTTGTTATTTATAAAGCATTAAAGAAAAGAAATCCTGATATTACATTACAGGATTTAGCTCCACTAGATGATACGCTGGAGCATCAAGCTAAAGAATATATGTTAAAAAGATTAAGTTCAAAATAA
- a CDS encoding adenylosuccinate synthase, producing the protein MPGYVVVGTQWGDEGKGKVVDYLGSKMDYVVRFQGGNNAGHTVVVKDEKVVLHLLPSGVLQKATCVIGPGVVVDPFVFLDEIKALEDKGMHTDHVKISDCSHIIMPYHVLLDELIEESLKDNKIGTTKRGIGPCYADKYSRTGLRMGDLLDFESFKKKLKTAVDMKNITFQKVYDHKGFDYEELVQRFEKIKDLLTPRIINAQIEVNQALDENKQVLFEGAQAAMLDINYGNYPYVTSSSPTSAGVCTGAGVSPKKLDVIIGIAKAYSTRVGEGPFVCELFDDMGETLRTKGHEFGATTGRPRRCGWLDVNVVRHAAMINGLTDLVITKLDILTGIKTIKMCVAYEIDGKRYDYIPSSVEDLAKAKPIYEEFEGWNEDISKMHTYEELPENAKKYLARIEELTKTKISMISVGPERNCNIVVKEMIK; encoded by the coding sequence ATGCCAGGTTATGTAGTAGTAGGTACCCAATGGGGCGATGAAGGAAAAGGGAAGGTCGTAGACTATCTTGGATCAAAAATGGATTATGTCGTTCGTTTTCAGGGTGGAAACAACGCAGGACATACGGTAGTTGTAAAAGATGAAAAAGTAGTTTTACATCTTTTGCCTAGTGGTGTTCTTCAAAAAGCAACATGTGTGATTGGACCAGGTGTTGTTGTAGATCCATTCGTGTTTCTTGATGAAATCAAGGCACTGGAAGACAAAGGAATGCATACAGATCATGTGAAAATATCTGATTGTTCCCACATCATTATGCCATATCACGTATTGTTAGATGAATTAATTGAAGAATCATTAAAAGATAATAAAATTGGTACAACCAAACGTGGTATCGGACCATGTTATGCTGATAAATATTCACGTACAGGACTTCGCATGGGCGATCTTCTGGACTTTGAAAGCTTTAAAAAGAAACTGAAAACGGCAGTGGATATGAAAAACATAACCTTTCAGAAAGTATATGATCATAAAGGCTTTGACTATGAAGAACTGGTTCAAAGATTTGAAAAGATCAAAGATTTGTTAACACCAAGAATCATCAATGCCCAGATTGAAGTCAATCAGGCATTAGATGAAAATAAACAGGTATTATTTGAGGGTGCGCAGGCAGCTATGCTGGATATCAATTATGGAAACTATCCATATGTGACATCTTCTTCACCAACGAGTGCAGGTGTATGTACAGGTGCAGGTGTATCACCTAAAAAACTGGATGTGATCATTGGTATTGCCAAAGCATATTCTACCCGTGTGGGAGAAGGCCCATTTGTTTGTGAGCTGTTTGATGACATGGGAGAAACACTAAGAACAAAAGGTCATGAATTTGGCGCAACAACTGGCAGACCAAGACGTTGTGGATGGTTAGATGTCAATGTTGTACGTCATGCGGCAATGATCAACGGTTTAACAGATTTGGTCATTACGAAACTGGACATCCTAACAGGCATCAAAACAATCAAAATGTGTGTTGCATATGAAATTGATGGAAAACGTTATGACTATATTCCAAGCAGCGTAGAAGATTTAGCAAAAGCCAAACCTATCTATGAAGAATTTGAAGGCTGGAATGAAGATATATCCAAAATGCATACGTATGAGGAACTGCCAGAGAACGCAAAAAAATATCTGGCACGTATCGAAGAACTTACAAAGACAAAGATTTCCATGATCTCTGTTGGTCCAGAACGAAACTGTAATATCGTTGTGAAAGAAATGATAAAATAA
- a CDS encoding Mrp/NBP35 family ATP-binding protein, translating to MSNCNSCPSKGTCGKSEDSCGIQNNVNNKIKHVIGVMSGKGGVGKSSMSVLLAKALADMGYQVGIMDADITGPSIPRLMGLEREKAYGTNDAIQPVIDKDGIKVMSLNFLMEDENQPVVWRGPIVGNAVRQFWTDVIWGELDYLLIDMPPGTGDVALTVLQNIPVNGVVMVSTPQPMVSMIVSKAINMCHQVEVPVLGVIENMSYVVCPDCGKRIEIFQQKNTEDFLKENNLELWAELPMTPSINMIHQDDNFDSETAKEMKAWIQPAAEKLVEKFK from the coding sequence ATGAGTAACTGTAACAGTTGTCCTAGTAAAGGAACATGTGGCAAAAGTGAAGATTCTTGTGGAATCCAGAACAATGTCAACAACAAGATCAAACACGTGATTGGCGTGATGAGTGGAAAAGGCGGTGTTGGAAAAAGCAGCATGAGCGTATTGCTTGCGAAAGCACTTGCGGATATGGGATATCAGGTAGGTATTATGGATGCTGATATCACTGGTCCAAGTATTCCTCGTCTAATGGGGCTGGAAAGAGAAAAAGCATATGGAACAAATGATGCTATTCAGCCAGTTATAGATAAAGACGGCATCAAAGTCATGTCATTAAACTTCTTAATGGAAGATGAAAACCAGCCAGTTGTATGGCGTGGCCCAATTGTTGGCAATGCGGTACGTCAGTTCTGGACAGATGTCATCTGGGGAGAATTGGATTACCTGTTAATTGATATGCCTCCTGGAACAGGAGATGTTGCTTTGACGGTATTACAGAATATACCTGTCAATGGAGTTGTCATGGTATCCACACCACAGCCAATGGTTTCTATGATCGTATCAAAAGCAATCAATATGTGTCATCAGGTAGAAGTACCAGTATTAGGTGTTATTGAAAACATGAGCTATGTTGTATGTCCTGATTGTGGTAAACGTATTGAAATCTTCCAGCAGAAGAATACAGAGGATTTCTTAAAAGAAAACAATTTGGAATTGTGGGCAGAATTGCCTATGACACCAAGCATCAATATGATTCATCAAGATGATAACTTTGACAGCGAAACAGCAAAAGAAATGAAAGCATGGATTCAGCCAGCTGCTGAAAAACTGGTAGAAAAATTCAAATAA
- a CDS encoding phosphopentomutase, with amino-acid sequence MKKYKRIFTIVIDSLGVGAMPNAAHYDDEGSDTLGHIDEHMKPFNIPHLADLGLANLHPLQHVESRVNPLGYYTKMLEASVGKDTMTGHWEMMGLHITTPFQTFTETGFPKELLDELSKRCGHKIIGNKAASGTAILEELGQQSNDTGDMIVYTSADSVLQICGNEETFGLDELYRCCEIARELTMKDEWKVGRVIARPYVGNCKDGFTRTSNRHDYALKPYGETTLNALMNAGYDVISIGKIKDIFDGEGITQAYKSKSSVHGMTQTLEVMDQDFTGLCFVNLVDFDALWGHRRNPVGYGKELEAFDQSLGLVLDKLKCDDLLIITADHGNDPTYKGSDHTKEMVPFLAYSPSMNGHGLLPYSNSFAMVGATIADNFDVAMPEHTIGKSILEELR; translated from the coding sequence ATGAAAAAATATAAGCGTATATTTACAATCGTCATCGATTCCTTAGGCGTAGGCGCTATGCCAAATGCTGCCCACTATGATGATGAAGGCAGTGATACCTTAGGACATATTGATGAACATATGAAACCATTTAATATTCCTCATCTTGCTGATTTAGGACTTGCAAATCTACATCCTCTTCAACATGTAGAATCACGTGTAAACCCACTTGGGTATTATACAAAGATGTTAGAAGCAAGTGTTGGAAAAGATACGATGACCGGTCATTGGGAAATGATGGGATTACATATCACGACACCTTTTCAAACATTCACGGAAACAGGCTTTCCAAAAGAACTGCTGGATGAGTTAAGTAAACGCTGTGGTCATAAGATTATTGGAAATAAAGCGGCTAGTGGCACAGCCATATTAGAAGAGCTTGGCCAACAATCCAATGATACTGGAGATATGATTGTATATACAAGTGCAGATAGTGTGCTTCAAATCTGTGGCAATGAAGAAACATTTGGCTTAGATGAATTATACCGTTGTTGTGAAATTGCCAGAGAATTGACTATGAAAGATGAATGGAAAGTTGGTCGTGTGATTGCCAGACCCTATGTAGGTAATTGCAAGGATGGTTTTACACGTACATCCAATCGTCATGACTATGCATTAAAGCCTTATGGAGAAACAACATTAAATGCATTGATGAATGCTGGCTATGATGTGATTTCCATTGGGAAAATAAAGGATATCTTTGATGGTGAAGGAATCACACAGGCATATAAATCAAAAAGCAGTGTGCATGGAATGACACAAACATTAGAAGTCATGGATCAGGATTTTACTGGTTTATGCTTTGTGAATCTTGTGGATTTTGATGCCTTATGGGGACATCGTAGAAATCCTGTTGGATATGGAAAAGAATTGGAAGCATTTGATCAGTCTTTAGGACTTGTATTAGATAAATTAAAATGTGATGATTTATTGATCATCACCGCAGACCATGGAAATGACCCTACCTATAAAGGCAGTGATCATACCAAGGAAATGGTACCATTTTTAGCATATTCACCATCGATGAATGGTCATGGTTTATTGCCATACAGTAATAGCTTTGCGATGGTTGGCGCAACCATTGCGGATAACTTTGATGTGGCAATGCCTGAACATACGATTGGTAAGAGTATATTAGAGGAACTCAGATAG
- a CDS encoding phosphoribosylaminoimidazolesuccinocarboxamide synthase, producing MKKIYEGKTKDVYALDNGNVMLKFKDDCTGKDGVFDPGENSVGLTIEGIGKANLETSIHFFEILKDAGIKTHYVSADIENATMEVLPAKVFGKGLEVICRLVATGSFIRRYGDYIEDGTPLVGGYVETTLKDDAKGDPLITSEGLAALGIMSEEQFASMKEQTLKITQIVADDLKKKGLDLYDIKFEFGYNNDEVILIDEIASGNMRVYKDGAIVDPVDLTNMILGK from the coding sequence ATGAAAAAAATTTACGAAGGTAAGACAAAAGATGTCTACGCATTAGACAATGGAAACGTAATGTTGAAATTCAAGGATGATTGCACTGGAAAAGATGGCGTATTTGATCCAGGTGAAAACTCTGTCGGTTTAACAATCGAAGGTATTGGAAAAGCAAACCTTGAAACTTCTATTCACTTCTTTGAAATTTTAAAAGATGCAGGTATCAAAACTCACTATGTTAGTGCTGATATCGAAAATGCTACAATGGAAGTATTGCCTGCCAAAGTATTTGGTAAAGGATTGGAAGTTATCTGTCGTCTAGTTGCTACAGGAAGCTTTATCCGTCGTTATGGTGATTATATCGAAGATGGTACACCTCTTGTTGGGGGCTATGTTGAAACTACGTTAAAAGATGATGCAAAAGGTGATCCACTAATCACAAGTGAAGGTCTTGCAGCTCTTGGTATCATGAGTGAAGAACAATTCGCCAGCATGAAAGAACAGACTTTAAAAATTACACAGATCGTTGCAGATGATTTAAAGAAAAAAGGTCTTGATCTGTATGATATCAAATTTGAATTTGGTTACAACAATGATGAAGTAATTCTGATTGACGAAATTGCTTCTGGAAACATGCGTGTTTATAAAGATGGCGCGATTGTTGATCCTGTTGATTTAACAAACATGATTTTAGGTAAATAG
- a CDS encoding CTP synthase yields the protein MCKFIFVTGGVVSGLGKGITAASLGRLLKSRGLNVTAMKLDPYINVDPGTMSPYQHGEVFVTEDGSETDLDLGHYERFMDEDLNQYSNITTGKVYWNVLQKERAGKYLGETVQVIPHITNEIKEHIYLAQQKSKADVLICEVGGTTGDIESQPFLEAIRQVALEKGRANCIYMHVTLIPFIEGSNEPKSKPTQHSVKELHSYGIFPDILIARCNRPIDEQIKEKISLFCDIPKDCVIENKTLDSLYDVPFMLQQQGLDDIICKRFSFDTPQADLSAWSSYIKETENMNHVNIALIGKYVKLHDAYLSVIESLHHAGFVNHAHIHIKWIDSETITNDSIQELLSDVQGILIPGGFGSRGVEGKILAATYAREHNIPYLGICLGMQIASIAFARSVLQYKDANSIEFDQDTTHPVIHFMDTQNDDLQKGGTMRLGAYPMRIKKDTQLYACYQEIEISERHRHRYEFNQAYRNAFEQHGMIISGTSLDDELVEAIEYSDNDFYIGVQYHPEFKSRINRPHPLFVNFVRYALKHK from the coding sequence ATGTGTAAATTTATATTTGTGACTGGTGGTGTTGTTAGTGGTCTTGGAAAAGGTATCACAGCAGCATCGTTAGGAAGATTATTAAAATCAAGAGGATTAAATGTAACGGCGATGAAATTAGACCCATATATCAATGTGGATCCTGGCACCATGAGTCCTTATCAGCATGGAGAGGTCTTTGTGACAGAAGATGGTAGTGAAACGGATTTGGATTTAGGTCACTATGAACGTTTCATGGATGAAGACTTAAATCAATATTCTAATATCACAACAGGAAAAGTTTATTGGAATGTCCTACAAAAAGAACGTGCAGGTAAATATCTAGGAGAAACTGTACAGGTAATACCACATATCACCAATGAAATCAAAGAACATATCTATTTGGCCCAGCAAAAAAGCAAGGCAGATGTCCTGATCTGTGAGGTTGGCGGTACTACTGGTGATATCGAAAGTCAGCCATTTTTAGAAGCCATACGTCAGGTAGCCCTCGAAAAAGGCAGAGCGAATTGCATCTATATGCATGTGACATTGATCCCCTTTATTGAAGGAAGCAATGAACCTAAATCCAAGCCAACTCAGCATTCCGTCAAAGAGCTACATTCCTATGGTATCTTTCCTGATATCTTGATTGCCAGATGTAATCGTCCTATTGACGAACAAATTAAGGAAAAAATCTCATTGTTCTGTGATATTCCAAAGGATTGTGTTATTGAAAATAAAACCTTGGATTCCTTATATGATGTACCATTTATGCTGCAGCAGCAGGGTCTGGATGATATCATATGTAAACGTTTCAGCTTTGATACTCCACAAGCCGATTTATCTGCATGGTCATCTTATATAAAGGAAACAGAGAACATGAACCATGTGAATATTGCGCTGATTGGAAAATATGTCAAGCTGCATGATGCATATCTGTCTGTAATAGAATCTTTACATCACGCAGGCTTTGTGAACCATGCGCATATTCATATCAAGTGGATCGACAGTGAAACAATTACAAACGATAGTATACAGGAGTTATTAAGCGATGTGCAGGGCATCTTAATCCCCGGTGGATTTGGAAGCAGGGGAGTAGAAGGAAAGATACTTGCAGCTACATATGCACGTGAACACAATATTCCATATCTTGGGATCTGTTTGGGTATGCAGATTGCTTCTATTGCATTTGCCCGCAGTGTTCTACAATACAAGGATGCCAATTCTATTGAATTTGATCAAGACACCACACATCCTGTAATTCACTTTATGGATACTCAGAATGATGATTTACAAAAAGGTGGCACCATGCGATTAGGTGCTTATCCTATGCGTATAAAAAAAGACACACAATTATATGCCTGTTATCAAGAAATAGAAATAAGTGAACGTCATCGTCATCGTTATGAATTCAATCAAGCGTATCGAAATGCCTTTGAACAACATGGTATGATCATATCTGGTACATCATTGGATGATGAACTGGTAGAGGCAATCGAATATTCTGACAATGATTTTTATATTGGTGTACAATATCATCCTGAATTTAAAAGCCGTATCAACCGGCCACATCCTTTATTTGTAAATTTTGTGAGATATGCATTAAAGCATAAATAA
- a CDS encoding ANTAR domain-containing protein, with protein sequence MKLNVLIVSSQRSLNQRIKEILLKESVSIITFCDRLDQIEEECKQMTYDMMIVNEDSIHDIHNLMIYHKKFSCIIVCLKHQVKESYLHQCKAHHMVILMKPIKKHVFTQILQVCIQSQLQMKENNQKLQALNQRYQELKIIHHAKYLLMEKEHLNESQAHRMIEKQAMDKRCSKLVIAQRYIKKYEEKGE encoded by the coding sequence ATGAAACTAAATGTTTTAATCGTATCCAGTCAAAGAAGCCTGAATCAACGTATCAAAGAGATACTATTGAAAGAAAGTGTATCCATCATCACTTTCTGTGATCGACTTGATCAAATAGAAGAGGAATGTAAACAAATGACATATGATATGATGATTGTAAATGAGGATAGTATCCATGACATTCATAACCTCATGATCTATCATAAAAAATTTTCCTGCATCATTGTATGCTTGAAACATCAAGTAAAAGAATCATATCTTCATCAATGCAAGGCACATCATATGGTGATCTTGATGAAACCAATAAAAAAACATGTATTCACACAGATCCTACAGGTCTGTATACAATCACAGCTTCAGATGAAAGAAAACAATCAAAAACTGCAGGCATTAAACCAGCGTTATCAGGAATTAAAGATCATTCATCATGCAAAATATCTGTTGATGGAAAAGGAACATTTAAACGAATCACAAGCCCATCGTATGATTGAAAAACAAGCGATGGATAAACGATGTAGTAAACTTGTGATAGCGCAAAGATATATTAAAAAATATGAAGAAAAAGGAGAATAA
- a CDS encoding phosphoribosylaminoimidazolesuccinocarboxamide synthase, which translates to MKELEMLYEGKAKKVFATENPDQVIVDYKDDATAFNGAKKGTIIGKGVVNNKMTNFLLQKLEEKGIPTHFIEELDDRRTLVKKVEIVPLEVIVRNKVAGSFAKRMGLEEGMELKCPILEFSYKNDDLGDPMINHYMALAIGIATQQDIDTISDMAFKVNEELKHIFEAADIELIDFKLEFGRYHDQIVLADEISPDTCRFWDIHTHDHLDKDRFRRDLGNVEDAYQEVYRRLGIK; encoded by the coding sequence ATGAAAGAGTTAGAAATGTTATACGAAGGTAAGGCAAAAAAGGTTTTTGCTACTGAGAACCCTGATCAGGTGATCGTTGATTACAAGGATGATGCAACAGCATTCAACGGAGCAAAAAAAGGAACGATCATAGGCAAAGGTGTTGTAAACAACAAAATGACTAACTTCTTACTACAAAAGCTGGAAGAAAAAGGCATCCCAACACATTTTATCGAAGAACTGGATGATCGTAGAACGTTAGTGAAAAAGGTGGAAATCGTACCTTTGGAGGTGATTGTCCGTAATAAAGTTGCAGGAAGCTTCGCAAAACGTATGGGCCTTGAAGAAGGTATGGAATTGAAATGTCCAATACTTGAATTCAGCTATAAAAATGATGATTTAGGTGATCCTATGATCAATCACTACATGGCATTGGCAATTGGTATTGCTACCCAGCAAGATATTGATACTATTTCTGATATGGCATTTAAAGTAAATGAAGAGCTAAAACACATTTTCGAAGCCGCAGATATTGAATTAATTGATTTTAAACTGGAATTTGGCCGTTATCATGATCAAATCGTGCTGGCAGATGAAATCTCTCCTGATACTTGTCGTTTCTGGGATATTCATACACATGATCATTTAGATAAGGATCGTTTCAGACGAGATCTTGGAAATGTAGAAGATGCATACCAGGAAGTATATCGCCGTTTAGGCATCAAATAA
- a CDS encoding DUF1727 domain-containing protein translates to MNTISILATKLSAFLLRLIHRGGSMPGSIGLRISPHVLKSLKINCPVILVTGTNGKTSTSNMIADMMMQANKKVINNRKGDNLKEGITTALLTNTGFNKKVHADAIVLEVDELNIPFIMKNLHVDALVVTNFFRDQLDRAREMEQLIQKIESAIKDYDGTLVLNGNDPNVVRLKDAASKAKTQYFGIHGCATSMKKTNEASEGKFCPRCGKRLDYDFYQYSHIGVFHCSGCDFKTPELDIAGDVIDIPRRLFKWQNEEFCAPQGGLYTMYNCIAVLAVADLFNIPSTCAKKAFKEIKVPDGRNETFTYHNHSLILNLVKNPTGANEVMKVIEEDHSKKTILIVLNDHAQDGTDVSWIYDTFFEKLMCEETTKIIVSGSRCYDMALRFKYGGYTGEMEVYENLKDSVSALLKADTTLYAIATYTALQPVRNLLISEMKA, encoded by the coding sequence ATGAATACGATTTCTATTTTAGCAACAAAACTTTCAGCATTCTTATTAAGGCTGATTCACAGAGGCGGCTCTATGCCAGGCTCTATAGGATTGAGGATATCCCCACATGTTTTGAAAAGTCTGAAAATCAATTGTCCCGTCATTTTGGTAACAGGCACCAATGGAAAAACATCTACCAGCAATATGATTGCGGATATGATGATGCAAGCCAATAAAAAAGTTATCAATAATCGAAAAGGGGATAACCTGAAAGAAGGAATCACCACAGCCCTTTTAACCAATACCGGATTTAACAAAAAGGTACATGCGGATGCCATTGTATTGGAAGTAGACGAATTAAATATTCCATTCATTATGAAGAATCTTCATGTAGATGCGCTGGTTGTGACAAATTTCTTTCGAGATCAGTTAGATCGTGCTCGTGAGATGGAACAGCTGATTCAAAAAATCGAATCAGCGATCAAAGATTATGATGGTACACTTGTTTTAAATGGCAATGATCCTAATGTTGTACGTTTAAAAGATGCTGCGTCAAAGGCGAAAACACAATACTTTGGTATTCATGGATGTGCAACCAGTATGAAAAAAACAAATGAAGCCAGTGAAGGAAAATTCTGTCCTCGTTGTGGAAAGCGTTTGGATTATGATTTCTATCAATACTCTCACATTGGTGTATTCCATTGCTCTGGCTGTGATTTCAAAACACCTGAACTAGATATTGCTGGAGATGTGATTGATATCCCAAGACGATTATTTAAATGGCAAAACGAAGAATTCTGTGCACCTCAAGGTGGTTTATATACGATGTATAACTGTATCGCTGTTTTAGCAGTTGCGGATTTATTTAACATTCCATCCACTTGCGCAAAAAAAGCATTTAAAGAAATCAAAGTACCAGATGGTAGAAATGAAACATTTACATATCATAACCATTCTCTGATTTTAAACCTGGTGAAAAATCCAACAGGCGCAAACGAAGTCATGAAAGTCATTGAAGAGGATCATAGTAAGAAAACCATTTTGATCGTATTAAATGATCATGCACAGGATGGTACGGATGTATCATGGATCTATGATACCTTCTTTGAAAAATTGATGTGTGAAGAAACAACGAAAATCATTGTATCTGGTTCACGGTGTTATGATATGGCGCTACGTTTCAAATATGGTGGATATACTGGTGAAATGGAAGTATATGAAAACTTGAAAGACAGCGTCAGCGCATTATTGAAGGCTGATACAACGCTATATGCGATTGCGACCTATACCGCACTACAGCCAGTGAGAAATCTGCTGATAAGCGAAATGAAAGCGTAA
- a CDS encoding adenylosuccinate lyase: MYDRYESPLGQRYAGKEMQQLFSQDKKFKTWRKLWIALAESEKELGLDITQEQIDELKAHAEDINYDVAKEREKIVRHDVMSHVYAYGEQCPNAKGIIHLGATSCFVGDNTDLIIMYEALELVKKKLVNVLAELEKFALEYKDLPVLAFTHFQPAQPTTLGKRAAIWAQDLLMDYEDICYLLENKKLRGCKGTTGTQASFMELFDNDEDKVKKLDQMVADKMGYKESYPVSTQTYSRKVDSRILNALGAIAQSAHKFSNDIRLLQNLKEVEEPFEKGQIGSSAMAYKRNPMRSERMASLANYVIADTLNPAIVAATQWFERTLDDSANKRISIPEAFLAIDGILDLYLNITDGLVVYPKVIESHLMKELPFMATEMILMDAVKAGGDRQELHEHIRVHSMEAGKMVKVEGKENDLLERIAHDDAFPQDMEQLKSIMSPENFVGRAPNQTVEFFRDYIDPILEQEKSALGMHADINV; encoded by the coding sequence ATGTACGATAGATATGAAAGTCCTTTAGGACAGCGTTATGCAGGAAAAGAAATGCAGCAGTTATTCTCTCAGGACAAAAAATTCAAGACTTGGAGAAAGCTGTGGATTGCACTTGCGGAAAGTGAAAAAGAGCTAGGCTTGGATATCACACAGGAACAAATCGATGAATTAAAAGCACATGCAGAGGATATCAATTATGATGTCGCAAAAGAGCGTGAAAAAATCGTTCGTCATGATGTGATGAGCCATGTTTATGCATATGGTGAACAATGTCCTAATGCAAAAGGCATCATTCATTTAGGCGCTACTTCATGTTTCGTTGGAGATAACACAGATCTTATCATCATGTATGAAGCTTTGGAGCTGGTAAAGAAAAAGCTGGTAAATGTTCTTGCAGAATTAGAAAAATTTGCATTGGAATATAAAGATCTGCCAGTTTTGGCATTTACACATTTCCAGCCTGCACAGCCAACAACGCTTGGAAAACGTGCAGCAATCTGGGCACAGGATCTGTTAATGGATTATGAAGATATCTGTTATTTATTAGAAAATAAAAAGCTTCGTGGATGTAAAGGAACTACTGGTACACAGGCAAGCTTTATGGAATTATTTGATAATGATGAAGATAAAGTAAAGAAATTAGACCAGATGGTTGCGGATAAGATGGGATATAAGGAAAGCTATCCTGTATCTACACAGACATATTCCCGTAAGGTGGATTCTCGTATCTTAAATGCTTTAGGGGCTATTGCACAAAGTGCACATAAGTTCTCTAATGATATTCGTTTACTACAAAACTTAAAAGAAGTAGAAGAACCTTTTGAAAAGGGACAGATTGGCTCTAGTGCTATGGCTTATAAACGTAATCCTATGAGAAGTGAACGTATGGCTTCCCTTGCCAACTATGTGATTGCGGATACATTAAATCCTGCCATTGTTGCTGCTACACAATGGTTTGAAAGAACTCTGGATGATTCCGCAAATAAACGTATCAGTATTCCGGAAGCATTCCTTGCCATTGATGGTATTTTAGATTTATACTTGAATATCACTGATGGTCTGGTTGTATATCCTAAGGTTATTGAATCTCATTTGATGAAAGAGCTGCCTTTTATGGCGACAGAAATGATCTTGATGGATGCTGTAAAAGCTGGTGGCGATCGTCAGGAGTTACATGAACATATTCGTGTACATTCTATGGAAGCTGGTAAAATGGTAAAAGTAGAAGGTAAAGAAAATGATTTGTTGGAAAGAATCGCTCATGATGATGCATTCCCGCAGGATATGGAACAACTAAAATCCATCATGTCCCCTGAAAACTTTGTAGGACGTGCACCAAATCAGACAGTTGAATTCTTTAGAGATTATATTGATCCTATTCTGGAACAAGAAAAATCCGCACTAGGCATGCATGCGGATATCAACGTTTAA